The following are encoded in a window of Mycobacterium decipiens genomic DNA:
- a CDS encoding CYTH and CHAD domain-containing protein, translating into MPVEAPRPARHREVERKFDVVESTVSPSFEGIAAVARVEKSPTQELDAVYFDTSAHDLARNQITLRRRTGGLDAGWHLKLPAGPDERTEIRAPLAASAGATGDAVPGELLDVVLAIVRDRPVEPVARITTHRESQTLYGTEGDALAEFCNDHVTAWSAATSDAAHSADGGPAEQQWREWELELLGTDGEMPETGDTELLDRLANRLLDAGAAPAGHGSKLARVLGATSTPSGPPDGAQPPEDPIHRAVAEQVDQLLLWDRAVRADAHDAVHQMRVTTRKIRSLLRDSQESFGSEESGWVIDELRELASVLGVARDAEVLGERYQHELDRLAPEQVRGPVRERLVGGARRRYQTGLRRSLNALRSQRYFRLLDALDALVSERAGPSSGEEPAPVTIDAAYKRVRKAAKAAKTAGDQEVDHDRDEALHRIRKRAKRLRYTAAATGADQVSQKAKVIQTLLGDHQDSVVSREHLLQQSIAAHAAGEDTFTYGLLYQQESDLADGCREQVDAALRKLNKAVRKARR; encoded by the coding sequence ATGCCAGTAGAGGCGCCCAGACCAGCGCGCCACCGGGAGGTCGAGCGCAAGTTCGACGTCGTCGAGTCGACGGTGTCGCCGTCTTTCGAGGGCATCGCCGCGGTGGCTCGCGTCGAGAAATCGCCGACCCAGGAGCTGGACGCGGTGTACTTCGACACGTCGGCGCACGATCTGGCGCGCAACCAGATCACCCTGCGCCGTCGCACCGGCGGCCTCGACGCCGGCTGGCATCTGAAACTGCCGGCCGGACCCGACGAGCGCACCGAGATCCGAGCGCCGCTCGCCGCATCGGCCGGCGCAACCGGGGACGCCGTGCCAGGCGAGTTGCTGGACGTGGTGCTGGCAATCGTTCGCGACCGTCCGGTCGAGCCGGTCGCGCGAATCACCACCCACCGCGAAAGCCAGACCCTGTACGGCACCGAGGGCGACGCCCTGGCGGAGTTCTGCAACGACCACGTCACCGCCTGGTCGGCCGCGACATCCGACGCCGCCCATTCAGCGGACGGAGGCCCGGCCGAGCAACAGTGGCGCGAGTGGGAACTGGAGCTCCTCGGAACGGATGGGGAGATGCCTGAGACCGGCGATACCGAGCTACTGGACCGGCTGGCCAACCGGCTGCTCGATGCCGGCGCCGCACCGGCCGGCCACGGCTCCAAACTGGCGCGGGTACTCGGCGCGACCTCCACTCCTAGTGGGCCACCCGATGGCGCACAACCGCCCGAGGACCCGATACACCGCGCGGTAGCCGAGCAAGTTGACCAGCTGCTGCTGTGGGATCGGGCCGTGCGCGCCGACGCCCATGATGCCGTGCACCAGATGCGCGTCACCACCCGCAAAATTCGCAGCCTGCTAAGGGATTCCCAGGAGTCGTTTGGCTCGGAGGAAAGCGGATGGGTCATCGATGAACTGCGTGAGCTCGCCAGTGTCCTGGGCGTGGCGCGTGATGCCGAGGTGCTCGGTGAGCGCTATCAGCACGAACTGGACCGGCTGGCGCCGGAGCAGGTGCGTGGGCCGGTGCGTGAGCGCCTGGTCGGCGGGGCGCGGCGGCGATACCAGACCGGGCTGCGACGGTCACTGAATGCATTGCGGTCGCAACGGTACTTCCGCCTGCTCGACGCCCTCGATGCACTGGTGTCCGAACGAGCCGGTCCCAGTTCCGGCGAGGAACCGGCGCCGGTAACCATTGACGCGGCCTACAAGCGGGTCCGGAAGGCCGCCAAGGCCGCAAAGACCGCAGGCGACCAGGAGGTCGACCACGACCGCGACGAGGCACTGCACCGGATCCGCAAGCGCGCGAAGCGATTGCGCTACACCGCGGCGGCTACCGGGGCGGACCAGGTGTCGCAGAAGGCCAAGGTCATCCAGACGTTGCTAGGCGATCATCAGGACAGCGTGGTCAGCCGGGAACACCTGCTTCAGCAGTCCATAGCCGCGCACGCCGCCGGAGAGGACACCTTCACCTACGGTCTGCTCTACCAACAGGAATCCGATTTGGCCGACGGTTGCCGGGAGCAGGTCGACGCTGCCCTGCGCAAACTCAACAAGGCGGTGCGCAAAGCACGACGCTAA
- a CDS encoding Gfo/Idh/MocA family protein: MLRRAPRRAPERVIFCGAGRWGRKLIRAFLAHGAVPAGFVVRSNPTMQWLAAEYPHVPVDTDAERLLAGTHADVVVVATPTETHSRLAQFGLHQGCDVFVEKPLCTDPVEARALAASARVRGKALFTGFVYLYHPAVVALRRALATENLAEVRFTWARPALAGPPAWELLPHELAIASVLLGELPQAVSLDVDGELCRCRWTSTAGTRIEISLDGRAGISKRKAVALRTVAGEVWKWTDHELVRYDRKSPETALRRTTFGPAEPLRREVEWFFAHRHYPEAVRKEIDRSVAITTLIDDALAAAVPGRSELE, from the coding sequence ATGTTGCGTCGCGCGCCACGACGAGCTCCGGAGCGGGTGATCTTCTGCGGCGCCGGTCGCTGGGGGAGGAAACTGATCCGGGCCTTCCTGGCCCATGGCGCCGTCCCGGCGGGATTCGTCGTGCGATCGAATCCGACGATGCAATGGCTGGCGGCCGAATATCCGCACGTTCCGGTCGACACCGACGCCGAACGGCTGCTGGCTGGGACCCACGCGGACGTCGTCGTCGTTGCAACCCCAACGGAGACTCACAGCCGGTTGGCGCAGTTCGGGCTCCATCAGGGTTGTGACGTCTTCGTCGAAAAGCCACTGTGCACCGATCCCGTCGAGGCGCGCGCGCTGGCGGCTAGCGCGCGCGTTCGGGGCAAGGCCCTGTTCACCGGGTTCGTCTATCTGTATCACCCCGCCGTCGTGGCATTGCGGCGCGCACTGGCCACGGAGAACCTCGCCGAAGTGAGGTTCACCTGGGCACGGCCCGCACTGGCGGGACCGCCCGCGTGGGAACTGCTGCCGCACGAGCTTGCCATCGCGTCGGTGTTGCTCGGCGAGTTGCCGCAGGCGGTATCGCTCGATGTGGACGGCGAGCTGTGCCGCTGCCGATGGACATCCACCGCCGGGACGCGGATCGAGATCAGCCTCGACGGCCGGGCGGGAATTAGCAAACGTAAGGCGGTTGCATTGCGAACCGTCGCAGGCGAGGTCTGGAAGTGGACCGACCACGAGCTGGTGCGCTACGACCGGAAATCGCCCGAGACAGCGCTGCGGCGCACGACGTTCGGACCGGCCGAACCGCTGCGCCGCGAGGTGGAGTGGTTCTTCGCCCACCGTCACTATCCGGAGGCGGTGCGGAAGGAGATCGATCGGTCGGTCGCGATTACCACGCTGATTGATGATGCACTAGCGGCCGCGGTGCCAGGTCGGAGCGAGCTCGAGTGA
- a CDS encoding alpha/beta hydrolase, with protein sequence MGMSLSRRDKVARLLLIWTALAVVALVLAGCIRVVGGRARMAEPKLGQPVEWTPCRSSNPKVTIPGGALCGKLAVPVSYDHPDGAVAALAMIRFPATGDKIGSLVINPGGPGESGIEAALGVFQTLPKRVHERFDLVGFDPRGVASSRPAIWCNSDADNDRLRAEPQVDYSPAGVAHIEDETKQFVGRCVDKMGKNFLANVGTVNVAKDLDLIRAALGDDKLTYLGYSYGTRIGSAYAEAFPQRVRAMILDGAVDPNADPIEADLRQAKGFQDAFNDYAADCAEDESCPLGTDPAKAVEVYHSLVDPLVDPANLMVSRPAHTSDPRGLSYSDAIVGTIMALYSPNLWHHLTDGLSELANHRGDTLLALADMYMRRDSKGHYTNATDARVAINCVDQPPITDRKKIIDEDRRSREIAPFMSYGKFTGDAPLGTCAFWPVPPTSKPHAVSAPGLVPTVVVSTTHDPATPYLAGVDLANQLRGSLLTFNGTQHTVVFQGDSCIDDYVTAYLIGGTTPPSGAKC encoded by the coding sequence GTGGGCATGAGCCTGTCTCGCCGCGACAAGGTCGCGCGCTTGCTGCTGATCTGGACCGCGCTCGCCGTCGTGGCGTTGGTCCTCGCGGGCTGCATCCGCGTGGTCGGCGGGCGCGCTCGCATGGCTGAACCGAAGCTGGGCCAGCCGGTGGAGTGGACTCCGTGCCGATCCTCAAACCCGAAAGTGACGATCCCCGGCGGCGCGCTGTGCGGCAAGCTCGCCGTACCGGTCAGCTACGACCACCCCGACGGTGCCGTGGCCGCGCTGGCGATGATTCGCTTTCCCGCGACCGGAGACAAAATCGGTTCGCTGGTCATCAATCCCGGCGGACCCGGCGAATCCGGTATCGAGGCCGCTTTGGGTGTCTTTCAGACACTGCCGAAGCGGGTGCACGAACGGTTCGACCTGGTCGGGTTCGACCCACGCGGGGTGGCGTCGTCCCGGCCGGCGATCTGGTGCAACTCCGATGCCGACAACGACCGGCTGCGCGCCGAGCCGCAGGTTGATTACAGCCCGGCGGGTGTGGCGCACATCGAGGACGAGACCAAGCAATTCGTTGGTCGTTGTGTCGACAAGATGGGCAAGAACTTTCTGGCGAATGTCGGGACGGTCAACGTGGCCAAGGATCTGGATCTCATTCGCGCGGCGCTGGGCGACGACAAACTGACGTACCTGGGTTACTCGTACGGCACCCGGATCGGCTCCGCCTACGCGGAGGCCTTCCCGCAGCGGGTGCGGGCAATGATCCTCGACGGCGCGGTCGACCCCAACGCCGATCCCATCGAGGCGGACCTGCGCCAGGCCAAGGGATTCCAGGATGCGTTCAACGACTATGCTGCCGACTGCGCCGAGGACGAGAGCTGTCCGCTGGGCACCGACCCGGCCAAAGCCGTCGAGGTCTACCACAGCCTGGTCGACCCACTGGTCGACCCGGCCAATCTGATGGTCAGCAGGCCGGCGCACACCAGCGACCCGCGCGGGCTGAGCTATAGCGACGCGATCGTGGGCACCATCATGGCGCTGTATTCACCCAACCTGTGGCACCACCTGACCGACGGTCTGTCCGAGCTCGCCAACCATCGCGGAGACACCCTGCTGGCCCTGGCCGACATGTACATGCGTCGCGACTCGAAGGGCCACTACACCAATGCCACCGATGCGCGGGTGGCGATCAATTGCGTTGATCAGCCCCCGATTACAGATCGCAAAAAGATCATTGACGAGGACCGCCGGTCGCGGGAGATCGCACCATTCATGAGCTACGGGAAGTTCACCGGTGATGCGCCGCTGGGCACCTGCGCCTTCTGGCCGGTGCCGCCAACCAGCAAGCCGCACGCCGTCTCGGCCCCCGGCCTGGTGCCGACGGTGGTGGTGTCCACCACCCATGACCCGGCGACGCCGTACCTGGCCGGTGTCGACCTGGCCAACCAGCTGCGCGGCTCGTTGCTGACCTTCAACGGCACCCAACACACGGTGGTCTTCCAGGGCGACAGCTGCATCGACGATTACGTGACGGCGTATCTGATCGGCGGCACTACGCCGCCGAGCGGCGCCAAGTGTTAG
- a CDS encoding WS/DGAT/MGAT family O-acyltransferase — translation MGPSSAYHRRMQRLSGLDASFLYLETSSQPMHVCSIMELDTSTMPGGYTFDRLRDAFSLRIKAMPQFREKLANSSLNLDHPVWVDDENFHIDRHLHRIGLPTPGGRAELSEICGHIASLPLDRRRPLWEMWVIEGVAGTDCHRKGRLGVMAKVHHAGVDGVTGANLMSQLCTTEADAPAPDPVDGVGGGSSWQIAAGGLVRFVSRPLQLATVLPDTVSSVVGTVLRARDGLTMARPFTAPRTVFNANISGRRNIAYAQLDLEDIKTVKNHFGVKVNDVVMALVSGVLRQYLVERDSLPDSSLVAMVPVSVHGKSDRPGRNQVSGMFSSLATQIADPVERLKAIAQANSVAKQHSSAIGATLLQDWSQFAAPAVFGVAMRVYARTRLTESLPVHNLVVSNVPGPQIPLYMLGCEVKAMYPLGPIFHGSGLNITVMSLHGTLDVGLVSCPDLLPDLWEMADEFAIGMEELLAAVGRSPSDGR, via the coding sequence ATGGGCCCCTCATCGGCATACCATCGGCGCATGCAGCGGCTCAGTGGTCTCGACGCCAGTTTCCTGTATCTGGAAACCTCCTCGCAGCCCATGCATGTTTGCTCGATCATGGAGTTGGACACGTCGACGATGCCGGGCGGCTACACCTTTGACCGGTTGCGCGACGCGTTTTCGCTCCGGATCAAGGCGATGCCGCAGTTTCGTGAAAAGCTCGCCAACAGTTCGCTAAACCTTGACCACCCGGTCTGGGTGGATGACGAGAACTTCCATATCGATCGTCACTTGCATCGCATTGGGTTGCCGACTCCGGGCGGGCGGGCCGAACTCTCGGAGATCTGCGGGCATATCGCATCGCTGCCGCTGGACCGCAGGCGACCGCTGTGGGAGATGTGGGTCATCGAAGGGGTGGCTGGCACCGATTGCCATCGCAAAGGCCGCCTTGGGGTGATGGCCAAGGTGCATCATGCCGGCGTGGACGGGGTGACCGGCGCCAACCTTATGTCGCAGCTGTGCACTACCGAAGCCGACGCCCCCGCGCCGGATCCGGTGGACGGCGTCGGCGGCGGCAGCAGCTGGCAGATCGCCGCGGGTGGATTGGTCAGGTTCGTCAGCCGGCCATTGCAGCTGGCCACTGTGCTGCCGGACACCGTGTCGTCGGTGGTCGGAACCGTGCTACGGGCCCGCGACGGCCTGACCATGGCGCGTCCCTTCACCGCGCCGCGAACCGTGTTCAACGCCAACATCAGCGGTCGGCGCAACATCGCTTACGCACAGCTGGATCTCGAGGACATCAAGACGGTGAAGAACCACTTCGGCGTCAAGGTCAACGACGTGGTGATGGCCTTGGTTTCCGGGGTGCTTCGCCAATACCTGGTCGAGCGCGACTCGTTGCCTGACTCGTCGCTGGTGGCAATGGTGCCGGTGTCGGTGCACGGCAAATCCGATCGACCCGGGCGCAACCAGGTTTCGGGCATGTTCTCCAGCCTGGCAACCCAGATCGCAGATCCGGTGGAGCGTTTGAAAGCCATCGCGCAAGCGAATTCGGTTGCCAAGCAACATAGTTCGGCCATCGGTGCCACGCTGCTGCAGGATTGGTCGCAGTTTGCCGCGCCGGCGGTCTTCGGGGTCGCGATGCGGGTCTATGCCAGAACCCGGTTGACCGAGAGCCTGCCGGTGCACAACCTGGTGGTCTCCAATGTGCCGGGGCCACAGATCCCGCTGTACATGCTTGGTTGTGAGGTCAAGGCCATGTATCCGCTGGGGCCGATCTTTCACGGTTCGGGTCTCAACATCACCGTGATGTCGCTGCACGGCACGCTGGACGTCGGGTTGGTCTCTTGCCCGGATCTGCTACCGGACCTTTGGGAAATGGCCGACGAATTCGCCATTGGGATGGAAGAACTGCTGGCAGCGGTCGGCCGGTCGCCCAGTGACGGCCGCTGA
- a CDS encoding FAD-dependent oxidoreductase translates to MTRRHTVCVVGGGIFGVSAAVALARDGWRVDLVERSPDVLTGASGCNIFRLHRGYHYPRSLATAVESRDCERSFRAEYNEAVIDDSHHLYAIAAQQSLVSGAEFLAHCAAAALPVETVNHPNVRRSAVELLVSAKESRIDPERLAITARAKLRAAGVRVRTGTPADASLTASYDFVVLAANHSNNGVLAGLGIPVRRRQFEVCEVAVLEGVEVGDTDIVVMDGPFVSLSPYGRNTGRFLLYDVEHSVRHRAVSTVFEPPNEFSAALASGAPVPVPDSAVAAMLDTASRFVRGLRHARYVGSLVSVRTVLPDVDRTDERPTIVEWHTETTLSILSGKIVTAVAAGRAVAAALRSRTEPGFGKTITCSSAAWAARKATITGCGPDIA, encoded by the coding sequence GTGACTCGACGGCATACGGTTTGTGTCGTCGGCGGCGGCATCTTCGGCGTGTCTGCGGCGGTGGCGCTGGCCCGCGACGGCTGGCGAGTCGACCTAGTGGAACGCAGCCCCGACGTATTGACGGGCGCCTCCGGCTGCAACATCTTTCGGCTGCATCGCGGATACCACTATCCACGTAGTCTGGCGACCGCCGTCGAATCCCGGGACTGCGAGCGATCCTTCCGGGCCGAGTACAACGAAGCGGTAATCGACGACAGTCACCATCTGTACGCGATCGCAGCACAACAAAGCTTGGTCAGCGGTGCTGAGTTTCTGGCCCACTGCGCCGCGGCAGCCCTGCCCGTGGAGACGGTGAATCATCCCAACGTCAGACGGTCCGCGGTGGAATTGTTGGTGTCGGCCAAGGAGTCCCGGATCGATCCGGAGCGCCTGGCCATAACCGCTCGCGCCAAGCTGCGTGCCGCCGGAGTCAGGGTGCGCACGGGCACACCGGCGGATGCTAGCCTGACCGCCAGCTATGACTTCGTGGTGCTGGCCGCCAACCACAGCAACAACGGGGTGCTGGCCGGGTTGGGAATTCCGGTCCGGCGCAGGCAGTTCGAGGTCTGCGAGGTGGCGGTGCTGGAGGGCGTCGAGGTCGGCGATACCGACATCGTGGTGATGGACGGTCCGTTCGTTTCGCTCTCGCCCTACGGTCGCAACACCGGGCGGTTCCTGCTCTACGACGTGGAGCACAGCGTCCGGCACCGCGCTGTCTCGACCGTGTTCGAGCCGCCCAACGAATTCTCCGCGGCATTGGCCAGTGGCGCACCGGTGCCGGTGCCCGACAGCGCCGTTGCGGCAATGCTGGACACCGCGTCGCGGTTCGTGAGAGGGCTGCGGCACGCGCGATACGTCGGTTCGCTGGTTAGCGTGCGAACCGTCCTGCCCGACGTGGATCGCACCGATGAGCGGCCGACCATCGTTGAATGGCACACCGAAACCACGTTGTCGATACTCTCAGGAAAGATCGTGACCGCGGTGGCGGCCGGCCGAGCAGTGGCTGCGGCGTTGCGTTCGCGTACCGAACCGGGTTTCGGCAAGACAATCACCTGTAGTTCAGCCGCTTGGGCTGCACGGAAGGCAACGATTACCGGTTGTGGCCCCGACATCGCCTAG
- the panB gene encoding 3-methyl-2-oxobutanoate hydroxymethyltransferase encodes MSAHNIYGATAPRVTEQRPQIRTHHLQRWKAEGHKWAMLTAYDYSTARVFDEAGIPVLLVGDSAANVVYGYDTTVPISIDELIPLVRGVARGAPHALVVADLPFGSYEAGPTAALTAATRFMKEAGAHAVKLEGGERVAEQIARLTAAGIPVMAHIGFTPQSVNTLGGFRVQGRGDAAEQTIADAIAVAEAGAFSVVMEMVPAELATQITGKLTIPTVGIGAGPNCDAQVLVWQDMTGLSGGKAARFVKRYADIGNELRRAAMQYAEEVASGVFPADEHSF; translated from the coding sequence ATGTCTGCGCACAATATCTATGGGGCTACTGCCCCCAGAGTCACCGAGCAGCGCCCCCAGATCCGCACCCACCACCTGCAGAGATGGAAGGCCGAAGGCCACAAGTGGGCCATGCTCACCGCCTACGACTACTCGACCGCCCGGGTCTTCGACGAGGCCGGCATCCCGGTACTGCTGGTCGGCGACTCGGCCGCCAACGTCGTGTACGGCTACGACACCACCGTGCCGATCTCCATCGACGAGCTGATCCCGCTGGTCCGTGGCGTCGCGCGGGGTGCCCCGCACGCACTGGTCGTCGCGGACCTGCCGTTCGGCAGCTACGAGGCGGGACCCACCGCGGCGCTGACTGCCGCGACCCGGTTCATGAAGGAAGCCGGCGCGCACGCGGTCAAGCTCGAGGGCGGTGAGCGGGTCGCCGAGCAGATTGCGCGCCTGACCGCGGCCGGCATCCCCGTGATGGCGCACATCGGATTCACCCCGCAAAGCGTCAACACCCTCGGCGGCTTCCGGGTGCAGGGGCGCGGCGACGCCGCCGAACAAACCATCGCCGACGCGATCGCTGTCGCCGAAGCCGGAGCGTTTTCGGTTGTCATGGAGATGGTGCCGGCCGAGTTGGCCACCCAGATCACCGGCAAGCTGACCATTCCGACCGTGGGGATCGGAGCCGGGCCCAACTGCGACGCCCAGGTCCTGGTCTGGCAGGACATGACCGGACTCAGCGGCGGCAAGGCCGCCCGCTTCGTCAAACGGTATGCCGACATCGGGAACGAATTGCGCCGGGCCGCAATGCAATACGCAGAAGAGGTAGCCAGCGGGGTGTTCCCCGCTGACGAGCACAGCTTCTGA
- a CDS encoding SRPBCC family protein: protein MGDPVGRPAENPAIDTYENWPERNRPENVKAYVKDEINIDAPKSTVWSRLSRPALYPHWYREWSRVRFHTEKGAQLELGDAFVTYVKDIRSPIEVIDIEHEDTLAWTGKRFGVRGVHSWRLIGSAGATLVVTEETLRGVLPNLFPKPFINAGHQMHQHWLKQLKTISEITAYNPALSVEDIYQLSYVPKQMYGKS from the coding sequence GTGGGCGATCCGGTCGGGAGACCAGCAGAGAATCCCGCAATAGATACATATGAAAATTGGCCGGAACGAAATCGTCCCGAAAATGTGAAGGCCTACGTCAAGGATGAAATAAATATTGACGCCCCCAAAAGCACTGTTTGGTCACGGCTCTCACGCCCAGCATTGTATCCCCACTGGTACAGAGAATGGTCCAGAGTGCGTTTTCACACCGAAAAGGGCGCTCAATTAGAGCTGGGGGATGCCTTTGTTACCTACGTTAAGGACATCAGAAGTCCGATTGAAGTAATTGATATCGAGCACGAGGACACCCTAGCATGGACCGGGAAAAGATTTGGCGTTCGCGGAGTACACAGCTGGAGATTGATAGGAAGTGCCGGCGCGACTCTGGTTGTAACCGAAGAAACGCTTCGAGGTGTACTTCCGAACTTGTTTCCCAAGCCATTTATCAATGCGGGCCATCAGATGCATCAGCACTGGTTAAAGCAGTTGAAGACGATCTCCGAAATTACTGCCTATAATCCCGCTCTGTCGGTGGAAGATATTTATCAATTGTCCTATGTGCCGAAGCAAATGTACGGCAAGAGTTGA
- a CDS encoding NAD-dependent epimerase/dehydratase family protein: protein MNRRAVVTGGAGFLGSHLVDALVSDSWHVVVVDDLSTGSSRNLTQHLGCSYFELMVTNICSDWTVDGPVDLVLNFACVASPPQYIKRPIETLHTGSVGTQNVIDLALDKGARLVHASTSEVYGDPLVHPQPEEYWGNVNPIGPRSVYDESKRYAEALIAAHVRAHGLDGGIVRIFNTYGPRLNPGDGRVVSNFVWQALSDAALTVYGDGKQTRSFCYVDDMIRGILDFARLTGELGPVNLGTPEEITIAELAILICDITGIGNSKVCLPLPVDDPTQRRPELSRARELLNWNPEIALREGLSRTVDWFQSSLRIAK from the coding sequence ATGAATCGACGCGCCGTAGTGACCGGTGGGGCAGGATTCCTGGGTTCGCACCTGGTAGACGCGCTGGTTTCGGACTCCTGGCATGTGGTGGTGGTAGACGATCTATCCACCGGTTCGTCGCGGAATCTCACGCAGCATTTGGGTTGTTCCTATTTCGAGCTGATGGTCACCAACATCTGTTCTGACTGGACGGTGGACGGTCCGGTGGATCTCGTCCTGAATTTCGCGTGTGTGGCGTCGCCCCCGCAGTACATAAAGCGGCCGATCGAGACGCTGCATACCGGATCGGTCGGTACCCAGAATGTGATCGATTTGGCGCTAGATAAGGGCGCCAGGTTGGTGCACGCCTCGACCAGCGAGGTGTACGGCGACCCACTCGTGCATCCGCAGCCGGAGGAGTACTGGGGCAATGTGAACCCGATCGGCCCACGCAGCGTCTACGACGAGTCGAAACGGTACGCGGAGGCGCTGATCGCGGCCCATGTCCGGGCCCACGGGCTGGACGGCGGCATCGTGCGAATCTTCAACACCTACGGCCCCAGACTGAATCCTGGCGATGGGCGGGTGGTGTCGAACTTTGTGTGGCAGGCGTTGTCGGATGCCGCACTGACTGTCTACGGCGACGGAAAGCAGACCCGGTCGTTCTGCTATGTCGACGACATGATTCGGGGGATCTTGGATTTCGCGCGGCTAACTGGAGAACTGGGTCCGGTCAATCTCGGCACTCCGGAGGAGATCACCATCGCCGAACTTGCCATCCTGATTTGCGACATCACTGGCATTGGAAACTCCAAGGTGTGTCTGCCGTTGCCGGTTGACGATCCGACGCAGCGTCGCCCGGAACTTTCTCGCGCACGCGAACTGCTGAACTGGAATCCGGAAATCGCGCTCCGCGAGGGCTTGAGCCGCACCGTTGACTGGTTCCAATCGTCATTGCGAATCGCGAAATAG
- a CDS encoding UDP-glucose dehydrogenase family protein — translation MTGSGFGSASVRDKVVVVGADYVGLTTAACLASLGHKVDCVDIDEVTIAELTTGLVPIVEQGLPERVQQGMSLGDLRLRSDLAAAVVDAGDVVLCLPTPIGADGGADLAAVWAVVRELGSLLPGECVVVTESTVPVGTARRIAALIGRSYFAAVSNPEFLSEDSAVFDVFHPSTIVIGADDSRAAQRVLALYDGIASDVVFTDAPTAELAKYAANGFLALKLCDANAMAELAEFLDAEPVAVLDAVARDPRIGAGYLSPGPGWGGSCLPKATAALRRMARSVATASSLPDGAIETNARQPRLVVDKVREAAGDTLTGSAIGVLGLTSNAGTDDVRCSPALAVIDHLVAEGAPVRAYDPTVSTPASGWVNALTLVDSPYDACADVAVLVVLTEWPELQKLEWARAAAGVSRRTVVDSRNLLDPDVLADAGLRWIAFGRSCK, via the coding sequence ATGACCGGTAGTGGTTTCGGATCCGCCTCCGTGCGCGACAAGGTGGTAGTTGTCGGTGCGGACTATGTGGGTCTCACCACGGCGGCGTGCCTGGCATCGTTGGGCCATAAGGTCGACTGCGTCGACATCGACGAGGTGACAATCGCCGAGCTGACCACCGGATTGGTGCCGATCGTCGAGCAGGGGCTGCCGGAACGGGTTCAGCAAGGCATGTCGTTGGGGGATCTGCGATTGCGAAGCGATTTGGCAGCGGCAGTCGTCGACGCGGGCGACGTCGTCCTGTGCCTGCCTACGCCCATCGGCGCGGATGGTGGCGCGGATCTGGCCGCGGTATGGGCCGTGGTGCGTGAACTTGGTTCGTTGTTGCCCGGCGAATGCGTTGTCGTGACCGAATCGACGGTGCCGGTCGGCACCGCACGGCGCATCGCGGCGCTGATCGGTCGCTCGTATTTCGCGGCGGTGAGCAATCCGGAATTCCTGAGCGAGGACAGCGCGGTCTTCGACGTCTTCCACCCGTCCACGATCGTGATCGGTGCTGACGATTCGCGTGCGGCGCAGCGGGTGCTCGCCCTCTACGACGGGATCGCCAGTGACGTCGTGTTCACCGACGCGCCCACCGCGGAGTTGGCCAAATACGCGGCAAACGGTTTTCTTGCCCTGAAGCTGTGCGATGCGAATGCGATGGCCGAGCTCGCCGAGTTCCTAGACGCCGAGCCCGTGGCGGTTCTCGACGCAGTCGCGCGCGACCCACGGATTGGTGCTGGCTACCTGAGTCCCGGCCCGGGTTGGGGCGGTTCATGCCTACCCAAGGCCACCGCGGCGCTGCGTCGCATGGCGCGGTCGGTCGCGACGGCGTCCTCGCTGCCGGATGGCGCAATCGAGACGAATGCCCGGCAACCACGGTTGGTGGTGGACAAGGTGCGCGAGGCGGCCGGTGACACCCTGACCGGATCTGCGATCGGAGTTCTTGGGCTGACCTCCAACGCAGGCACCGACGACGTTCGCTGTTCACCCGCGCTGGCCGTCATCGACCACTTGGTCGCGGAAGGAGCGCCGGTGCGGGCCTACGATCCAACGGTTTCGACGCCGGCGTCGGGCTGGGTGAACGCACTGACCCTCGTCGACTCTCCCTACGACGCCTGCGCGGACGTCGCGGTGTTAGTGGTACTTACCGAATGGCCGGAGTTGCAGAAGTTGGAGTGGGCGCGGGCGGCCGCTGGGGTGTCACGGCGTACCGTCGTCGACAGCCGCAATTTGCTAGATCCCGATGTCCTTGCCGACGCCGGTCTCCGCTGGATCGCGTTCGGACGGTCGTGCAAGTGA